One part of the Phacochoerus africanus isolate WHEZ1 chromosome 7, ROS_Pafr_v1, whole genome shotgun sequence genome encodes these proteins:
- the RAD51AP1 gene encoding RAD51-associated protein 1 isoform X2, translated as MVRPARHKKPVNYSQFENSDSDDDFVPATAPLSKKSRTTQKELKLEKPEPKLKNLQEKDIPLQEKTPKKRMALDDKLYQRDLEVALALSVKELPTVTTDAEDCQDKSTDEHGSGNAETTVKSPHISNCSVASDYLDLDKITEEGDSRGARGRRKAASQATVQQRKILLDGSDGNGDGDSDSEPDFATGDDSEDDSDFCESEDDEALTVRKSKVKEIKKQKVKVKSPVEKKEKKPKSRRAAVVTSVDSAPSAVKSESQPLPKKVFVSSEATEKPLQICSPSAESRRPKWVPPASGSGSSSRPLAGVAVKSPSQSLRLGLSRLARVKPLHPSAASSCV; from the exons GCATAAGAAGCCAGTCAATTACTCCCAGTTTGAGAACTCTGACAGTGATG ATGATTTTGTTCCTGCAACCGCACCGTTAAGTAAGAAATCCAGAACAACACAAAAGGAGTTAAAACTAGAAAAACCAGAACCAAAACTGAagaacctccaggaaaaagacatcCCACTACAAGAGAAAACCCCTAAAAAAAG GATGGCTTTAGATGACAAGCTATACCAGAGAGACTTAGAAGTCGCACTGGCTTTATCAGTGAAGGAACTTCCAACTGTCACCACTGATGCGGAGGACTGTCAAGATAAAA GCACTGATGAACATGGCAGTGGAAACGCAGAAACAACGGTTAAGTCTCCTCATATCTCCAACTGCAGTGTAGCCAGTGATTATTTAG ATCTGGATAAGATCACTGAGGAAGGTGATTCTCGAGGTGCTCGAGGGAGGAGAAAGGCAGCATCCCAAGCCACGGTCCAGCAGAGGAAGATCCTCCTGGACGGCAGTGATGGCAACGGTGACGGCGACAGTGACTCCGAACCAGACTTTGCTACAG GTGACGATTCTGAGGATGATTCTGATTTTTGTGAGAGTGAGGATGATGAAGCCCTCACTGTGAGAAAAAGCAAagttaaagaaatcaaaaagcaaaaagtgaAGGTGAAATCTCCagttgaaaagaaagagaagaaacctaAATCTAGACGTGCTGCTGTGG tgaCTTCAGTAGATTCTGCTCCATCTGCCGTCAAGTCAGAATCTCAGCCCTTGCCaaaaaaggtttttgtttcttcagaGGCCACTGAGAAGCCATTACAAATATGCAGTCCTTCGGCTGAAAGCAGGAGACCTAAGTGGGTCCCACCAG CATCGGGAAGTGGCAGCAGCAGCCGCCCGCTGGCAGGAGTGGCTGTGAAGTCTCCAAGTCAGAGCCTCCGCCTTGGCTTGTCCAGATTAGCACGAGTTAAACCTTTGCATCCCAGCGCCGCTAGTAGTTGTGTGTAG
- the RAD51AP1 gene encoding RAD51-associated protein 1 isoform X1, with protein sequence MVRPARHKKPVNYSQFENSDSDDDFVPATAPLSKKSRTTQKELKLEKPEPKLKNLQEKDIPLQEKTPKKRMALDDKLYQRDLEVALALSVKELPTVTTDAEDCQDKSTDEHGSGNAETTVKSPHISNCSVASDYLDLDKITEEGDSRGARGRRKAASQATVQQRKILLDGSDGNGDGDSDSEPDFATGDDSEDDSDFCESEDDEALTVRKSKVKEIKKQKVKVKSPVEKKEKKPKSRRAAVVTSVDSAPSAVKSESQPLPKKVFVSSEATEKPLQICSPSAESRRPKWVPPAASGSGSSSRPLAGVAVKSPSQSLRLGLSRLARVKPLHPSAASSCV encoded by the exons GCATAAGAAGCCAGTCAATTACTCCCAGTTTGAGAACTCTGACAGTGATG ATGATTTTGTTCCTGCAACCGCACCGTTAAGTAAGAAATCCAGAACAACACAAAAGGAGTTAAAACTAGAAAAACCAGAACCAAAACTGAagaacctccaggaaaaagacatcCCACTACAAGAGAAAACCCCTAAAAAAAG GATGGCTTTAGATGACAAGCTATACCAGAGAGACTTAGAAGTCGCACTGGCTTTATCAGTGAAGGAACTTCCAACTGTCACCACTGATGCGGAGGACTGTCAAGATAAAA GCACTGATGAACATGGCAGTGGAAACGCAGAAACAACGGTTAAGTCTCCTCATATCTCCAACTGCAGTGTAGCCAGTGATTATTTAG ATCTGGATAAGATCACTGAGGAAGGTGATTCTCGAGGTGCTCGAGGGAGGAGAAAGGCAGCATCCCAAGCCACGGTCCAGCAGAGGAAGATCCTCCTGGACGGCAGTGATGGCAACGGTGACGGCGACAGTGACTCCGAACCAGACTTTGCTACAG GTGACGATTCTGAGGATGATTCTGATTTTTGTGAGAGTGAGGATGATGAAGCCCTCACTGTGAGAAAAAGCAAagttaaagaaatcaaaaagcaaaaagtgaAGGTGAAATCTCCagttgaaaagaaagagaagaaacctaAATCTAGACGTGCTGCTGTGG tgaCTTCAGTAGATTCTGCTCCATCTGCCGTCAAGTCAGAATCTCAGCCCTTGCCaaaaaaggtttttgtttcttcagaGGCCACTGAGAAGCCATTACAAATATGCAGTCCTTCGGCTGAAAGCAGGAGACCTAAGTGGGTCCCACCAG CAGCATCGGGAAGTGGCAGCAGCAGCCGCCCGCTGGCAGGAGTGGCTGTGAAGTCTCCAAGTCAGAGCCTCCGCCTTGGCTTGTCCAGATTAGCACGAGTTAAACCTTTGCATCCCAGCGCCGCTAGTAGTTGTGTGTAG